The genomic stretch GGGAACTTCGAGGCCTACGAAGAGGACAAGCGACGTCGACTCGGCGAACACGCTACCGACCCGCACCGCATCAAGTACAAGCCGCTCGCCCGCTGAGGCCGGGGGGCACGCGCCCCCCGCGACCCTGGTCTTTCTCCGGGCGAGCCGCGACCCGGCGCGCACGCCGATCCGACGGAGGGCGCAGATGAGCGCAGCCATGCAGGCGCTGAAGTCCACGCGGCTGATCACGACCGAGCGGCTGATGCTGATCCCGCCCGGGCGCGAGAACCTGCCCGACCTGATCCGCCTCAAGGCCGACGAGCGTGTCTTCGGCTGGATGCTGCATGGCGTGCGCAGCGAACAGCGCACGCGCGAGGAACTGGAGGACGACATCGACTTCTGGGAGGTGCGCGGCTACGGCACCTGGTGCGTCTTCGAGCGCGCGACGGGCGATTTCCTGGGCATCTGCGGCCTGATGGAACGCCCGGACGGGCGCGGTGTCGCGCTGCGCTACGCGCTGTGGCCGGAATGCCGCGGGAAGGGTTATGCGCGGGAGGCGGCGCGGGCCGCGCTCGCCTTCGGGCACCGCGCGGGCCTGCCGCGCATCATCGCGGTGGCGCGCGAGGAGAACGAGGCCTCGCGCGCGGTGATGGCCGACATCGGCATGACGCCGGCGGGCGACTACCGCTACCAGGGCCACCGCATGCTGGTGTTCGAAAGCCGCGGCTGACCCCTTCAGCGGCGCGCCGCGCGGCGGCGCCAGGCCAGCGCCAGTGCCAGTGCCAGTGCCAGGTTGCAGCCCAGCAGCCCGGCGCCGGCCGGCACCAGGTGGTGCAGCGCGCCCGCGGGCGTGAAGACCACGAAGGTCCAGGCGATCTTGGCCAGCACCATCGCATTCAGCACGACCAGGCCCCAGGCGAAGGACCGGCGCCAGAAGGCGGCCGCGAGCGCGG from Roseomonas fluvialis encodes the following:
- a CDS encoding GNAT family N-acetyltransferase, whose amino-acid sequence is MSAAMQALKSTRLITTERLMLIPPGRENLPDLIRLKADERVFGWMLHGVRSEQRTREELEDDIDFWEVRGYGTWCVFERATGDFLGICGLMERPDGRGVALRYALWPECRGKGYAREAARAALAFGHRAGLPRIIAVAREENEASRAVMADIGMTPAGDYRYQGHRMLVFESRG